A window of Mercenaria mercenaria strain notata chromosome 16, MADL_Memer_1, whole genome shotgun sequence contains these coding sequences:
- the LOC123540158 gene encoding neuronal acetylcholine receptor subunit alpha-6-like isoform X1: MKTEGLVVSVYFLTCVFWRTFGQSRGDVEMDDVKYIDEAVQIVSTIFHKYKPEVPPRKSYPNPVKLSVKLHVQHVSELDVIAQTLDSTVELEVIWKDSRLSWYPLVVKEITVSQEKIWTPVLTIDNVVEAPREISSPQYVIKSNGKIYMYRRLQLKTFCETNLTATVEDCEIRLGSNLLNKRIIDFDMNTSSCIVSSSTHALQVSVGNKDRRTEERLMLRDNATFPEFICNLHIQETGCCPGTQSALLNETNGVTRILLSFYISVLIILLLSIL; the protein is encoded by the exons GACGTTTGGACAATCAAGAGGAGATGTTGAAATGGATGATGTGAAATATATAGATGAAGCTGTGCAGATTGTGAGTACAATATTCCACAAATACAAGCCTGAAGTGCCTCCGAGAAAGAGCTACCCGAATCCAGTCAAGTTGAGTGTTAAACTTCACGTGCAGCACGTATCTGAGCTAGATGTTATTGCACAAACATTGGATTCTACTGTCGAGCTAGAAGTT ATATGGAAAGACAGTAGGCTGTCTTGGTATCCTCTTGTTGTGAAAGAGATTACCGTGAGTCAAGAGAAGATCTGGACCCCTGTTCTCACTATTGATAACGT GGTCGAAGCCCCAAGAGAAATTTCCAGTCCTCAATATGTCATCAAGAgcaatggaaaaatatatatgtacagaCGTTTACAATTAAAGACATTCTGTGAAACGAATCTCACTGCTACGGTCGAAGATTGTGAAATAAGACTTGGTTCAAACCTACTTAATAAAAGGATAATCGACTTTGACATGAATACGTCATCATGTATTGTATCTAGTTCTACGCATGCGCTGCAAGTGTCTGTTGGCAACAAGGATCGGCGAACTGAGGAACGCCTAATGTTAAGGGACAACGCCACCTTTCCCGAGTTTATCTGTAATCTGCATATCCAGGAAACTGGATGCTGTCCTGGAACTCAAAGTGCATTGTTAAACGAAACAAATGGTGTTACAAGAATACTGCTCAGCTTCTATATATCTGTGTTAATAATATTGCTGTTAAGTATATTGTAA
- the LOC123540158 gene encoding neuronal acetylcholine receptor subunit alpha-6-like isoform X2 — translation MRTEGILIGLYFLSCIVLRTFGQSRGDVEMDDVKYIDEAVQIVSTIFHKYKPEVPPRKSYPNPVKLSVKLHVQHVSELDVIAQTLDSTVELEVIWKDSRLSWYPLVVKEITVSQEKIWTPVLTIDNVVEAPREISSPQYVIKSNGKIYMYRRLQLKTFCETNLTATVEDCEIRLGSNLLNKRIIDFDMNTSSCIVSSSTHALQVSVGNKDRRTEERLMLRDNATFPEFICNLHIQETGCCPGTQSALLNETNGVTRILLSFYISVLIILLLSIL, via the exons GACGTTTGGACAATCAAGAGGAGATGTTGAAATGGATGATGTGAAATATATAGATGAAGCTGTGCAGATTGTGAGTACAATATTCCACAAATACAAGCCTGAAGTGCCTCCGAGAAAGAGCTACCCGAATCCAGTCAAGTTGAGTGTTAAACTTCACGTGCAGCACGTATCTGAGCTAGATGTTATTGCACAAACATTGGATTCTACTGTCGAGCTAGAAGTT ATATGGAAAGACAGTAGGCTGTCTTGGTATCCTCTTGTTGTGAAAGAGATTACCGTGAGTCAAGAGAAGATCTGGACCCCTGTTCTCACTATTGATAACGT GGTCGAAGCCCCAAGAGAAATTTCCAGTCCTCAATATGTCATCAAGAgcaatggaaaaatatatatgtacagaCGTTTACAATTAAAGACATTCTGTGAAACGAATCTCACTGCTACGGTCGAAGATTGTGAAATAAGACTTGGTTCAAACCTACTTAATAAAAGGATAATCGACTTTGACATGAATACGTCATCATGTATTGTATCTAGTTCTACGCATGCGCTGCAAGTGTCTGTTGGCAACAAGGATCGGCGAACTGAGGAACGCCTAATGTTAAGGGACAACGCCACCTTTCCCGAGTTTATCTGTAATCTGCATATCCAGGAAACTGGATGCTGTCCTGGAACTCAAAGTGCATTGTTAAACGAAACAAATGGTGTTACAAGAATACTGCTCAGCTTCTATATATCTGTGTTAATAATATTGCTGTTAAGTATATTGTAA